The Anopheles maculipalpis chromosome 3RL, idAnoMacuDA_375_x, whole genome shotgun sequence genomic sequence CAcgataataatttaaataaaacttattCGAGCTTATAAGTACATTTTCTTACACAGAAATACaagaattgcatacattttggcgCAAAACAACGTATCGTTAGTAgatcatttttattaaataaaagatTCAACTAGACAAGAAAATCCTTTGAGGCGTTAAAAACTACAGATGTTCTTGTACTCCTATTCGACCAGATTTGCAAGACTAATTGCTTCATCCATCAATCTCCGAGAGCAGCGACGAACGCACATCAAACTCACACAACACAATGGAACGGTGGCGCCCAACCAAGAAACTTTTCTTTATTAGCATCACCAGAGGAGCAtcgtgctgtgctgtgttccggatttttttctcctcgcTTCTATTTTGCCTCTCACCGAAAGAAAGAACTAAGCACACAACCGTACTAGGCGAGATCCTGCTTCCGGGCCGCACCGTTCAGAAGCATTCGCGCATAACGTCGCCCACAACACCGGGACGACCATCGTTAGGAGCTAAGCAATTACGAATTTCATGCGTCACTTATCAAAAGTCCCGAAGCCTGTGACGTTCGttgtcatttttgttgttgtgcgccCCCGTCTTTCTTGAATGCTCCCTGCACGTTTGCTAAATGTCTCACGATTGGTGCATATAGTTCAAGCGGGAGATGGAGTTTACTACTATTTTTCTCTGCCGCAGCATTTGCACTCCACATTATGGTCACATTCGGTGAGATTAGACGAGATGGTTCCTCGTGGCTGCACGACATGAATCACTTCGATCAGGCTTGTCACATAACTTCCGGTACGTTTGCCAGGGGTTACTGGGGGAAGCGATAGGCGGTGCGCCTAGGACGCACAGTAACGCATCTcacggacaaaaaaaaagggggcgaTAAAATAGATCTTTGTAAGCGCCATTGAGACAGCACACTTGGTTGGAGGTTAAAGGCACTTTATTCAAAACGATATCCTTCGTCGCAGATGCTCCGGTTAAACGGACACCACCGTCACGTAAAGGCACCTCCAATTTATGATCTAATAATAAGCAGGTGCGCGATACCTCACTGGTAAGGTGAGGCGAAAATTTATGATCGCGGAGTTTCGCGGAAAATTGAGGCTTGCCCGGGACAAACCGAACGAACAGCCATCCTCTAGCAGGGAGTGCGTTCTGGAAGCGTTTGGTCGGATGTGTTTCGTAATACTTTACACacagcatacaaaaaagaCTGCCGTGTGATGTACTGCTGATAGGTTCATTTGCTGTCTTCGGGGGAGAGATCCTTACCCTTGTTCAACACCTCAGCGGCGATAAAAGGTGGGTAAGAACTCATCAAAATAAgtatacaacaacaacagcaactacAGCCAGGTTGAATAAGGCCACCAAACCACCCTGCAATCAACCCAACGCACCCCAAAAAGCCAACCCCCAACGGCCACAAGTGTACGTGTAACTGTGTAACGGATACCTTAGGGGATAAGTAAGGGTACTTCTCTTGCCCGATATCCTTCactctttttccatttttttgacCCTATTCGTTGTCGGCTAATAGGcagtttaaatgttttgttaaaatctACCGCGATTATCTGTTGCAGATAGCAGATACAGTACGACCACGATCATAAACCATCCAGCACTGCTACAGGGGAAAGACTCGGTTAGATTTTTCCCTCCATTGTGGAGGTTTTCACTTTGTTGCTTTTCGAAACGCCTTGTTGTACCGTTTGATGAATGTTTTGTATGTTTAGATGAGCTGGTACTGTTGACTGACGAACTGTGCAAGCGAGGGTACGGTGAAAGGTGGTTCGTGGTTTCGTGATAAGTGTCAATAAAGCGAGTTCGATATAATGGGGTTTGGTAGTGTATTCACTTACGATCCCTCAGTTTTTCCATCTCACGTAAAATGGTAACTCTCGCGTAACTTCTTCTGGAGGGAAAATCAGTTGCTTTAagaattatgatatttatTGTTGGGTATTCTACAATATGAAGCATTTATGAAATTCGGGACATATTGCATGgaccatttgaaaaaaaaatcatttggagCTAGATTCTAAACTAGAAGCATTcttcaacaatttttgtttgtttttgcatgaattttatttactgaAACATTTGTAATACTAatgtaaatttttttactgATCTCTTCGTCTCAGCTTTATTCTTTGTTTTAGCCAGAACCGAGGAAATTAACCTCTCGAAGTTCATTCATTGCTGTATTCTCGACCTGTCCCAATCTGTTTAAGGATTCGCTTTTCAGAAATTCACAGACTAATGGTAAAATTTATTAACCATTTACTaaacaataattaataatttaataaatttggaTAAAGACACTATTTGGAAACTGTTTTACATGGGCTACCCATCACATGCACGGGGTCTCATGTACTcataatcaatttattttctcgTGTAAGATGTGGATATTTAAGCTACTGCAATGATGATCTTGTTCAGCAGAACTGGTGCAGCGGTACTAGCAttgcgtttatttattttttaaataatttattatcacGGAACTATGCCGTATTGTCGTCTgtgatgaataaattatacaaACCTAACGATAAGGTATTTCCTCCTCATTCTTTCCTTAGTCAGGGCATACTCCATTTTTAACAgcgttttattgtattttaaaattgtgattttaaattaaatttaaatttccagCATCTAATGCGTTAGATTAGTTATTTATGGCAATTTCGTTAGCTAAATTAACTAaaatttcggatatttttattaaaaaagtgTTATTCTTCTGTCTAATACTACTGTCTGTAGACAAATTATTCtgcttgacttttttttttaattcaaagtgACATGAGACAAGCTATCGGACTCCCAAACCCACACTTCCATCTTTTCCACCGAAGCGATCGAGAGTGTCAGTTTTCTGGCCGCCCTAGAAGACGGCGCTTCCAAAGACCCTCCCACAACCAGCTCATTAACACTATTCCTTCATCCTCGACAATCGATTCTTGCTGGATTCCGAGGTATTTCAGATCTTTCAGAgtctacgggggaacggtccggataagatttgaaccccggtatGTGTAGACTGACTGATTGCCCTCGTCCACCTCTACCACCTTTACGTAGATCCCTCCAAAAACCTCCACTCCATAAAGCCACTCTACCGATCCATAGGATGATATTGATCCTAGACGCCACCAACGATTCCTATTCCACCTTCGAATTCCCTTGTCCTCTCCCAACCCAATACTCGGCGAATCCAGCCCTCCACTCTTTAGTTACTGTCACCACATTCTCACCGACAACCATGATGACACGACTCATCGAGCCACCAGCCAAAAGCATACAGACTACACCACTATTCTGCCAGAACTGCCATATGAAATTATTTCACATCAGCAACgtataaaaagaaacatgcaagcagtagagaggcgaaagTAGTTTTAAAACTCAAATCCTCtattaataaatgaaaaacccaaaaattcaaatattaatATGAAGCcgatcgaacaaaaaaagacgaatAACCTTTACGATAAAGTTTAGATTTGCCTCATTCGGTTTTCCCATCAATAAAGTTTGTGAAAACCAAACTCTACTCAACAGTCACACACTTACCACCGAGACTGTTTATTGTCCTGTATAcaacatgatgatgaaaataagCAATAAATACAGATGATatcgaatgcatttttatgatTCTCGTTCCATCAACGGGCATGCTACATCACTGACTGTTTCATTCGGCCGCAAGGTAACATCGAAGCGCTTGACGTTACTCACACAAACAATTACAGTTGCTTTGGCAGGTTCAAACACTCACCACCAACAGGTGTAACCTACGCGTAGGGGAGGTGGCATACGGTAAAGACTTCAATTGCGCTCGTGCAGTCCAACGTCAGTCATCAAAATGCAACCCTTCCTGGCGGCTGTACTGCGGCTGCTCGTCGGTCTGCTAAAGGTTTGGTTGAACCGTGTTTGGCTTAAGCTAAGGCCACCCTCGGCAAACATCTGTGCCACCGTAACGATCGGACCGGGGAAGGTACGAGGCCTAAAGTGTGTGACGGACGGTGGTGTGGAGTACCATCATTTCAAGGGCATTCCCTATGCCGTGCCACCGGTCGGTGATCTACGCTTTCAGGTGAGTGATCGTTGTGCGCTGACGGCAACGTGAAGCGATTGTTTTGCTGACACATACGGCGCACCCTTTTGACAGGCCCCGGTCCCACTGGAAGCGTTCCAAAAGCCTGTGCTGGACTGCTTCACCGAAGGTAGCAAGTGTTTGCAGTATGAGCAGATGCTTAACGTGATGGTTGGCTCGGAGGATGGATTATTTCTTAACGTTTACACTCCACAATTGGCCGCTGAAAGCTCGCCGAAGCTTCCCGTGATGGTGTACATCCATGGGGGTGGGTTTTTGAGTGGAAGTGGTGACTCGTTCCTGTATGATCCGATCTACTTTATGGAGCAGCGTGTGGTGATCGTCACGTTCAACTATCGGCTAGGACCGCTCGGTTTTCTAAGCTTCCCTGAGGCCGGTATTTCAGGGAATGCTGGACTAAAGGATCAGTTATTGGTGCTACGGTGGATCCAGCAGAATATTGGGCCCTTCGGAGGTGATCCGAACAATGTGACACTGTTCGGGGAGAGTGCCGGTGCGAAGGCGGCCTATCTGCACTATCTTTCCCCTGTGTCAAGGTAAGAGTTAGAGAGGGTTTATTCGTAGAAGAAGAGAATTAAAGatgaattattttcctttaccAGAAAGTATTTCCATCGAGTGATTTGTCAAAGTGGAGTCGCTTGCTCTGACTTGGCGCTGCAAGTCGATCCAAGTACAAAGGCACGTAAGCTAGCGAAGTGCGTCGGCTATCAAGGATCCTCCGATAAAGAGGCACTAGGTAAGATGATCATCTCTTCAaatgtgttttcgtttttgataTCCTTTCTCCACCTTTTCTTGCAGATGTCCTCCTAAAGGCTTCTGCTAGAGAGCTTTTCAAACACCAACTAGAAACGATAGCAGATAGTGAGCGCAACCAAGAGTTACATTTCCCATTCCGTCCTGTCGTTGAAAGCGATCACACAGGTGCTATCGTTGTTCAGCATCCGTTGGACGCATTGAAAACCGAACTCGTTCCTCCGATTCCTCTCATTACCGGATGTAACAGTGGTGAAGGTATGCTCGCACTGGCAAGGGCACAGAAGCATCTCAACGACTACAACACCCAGCCGGAACGATTACTTCCTCCGATGCTACAACTTCCACCAGACGTTAGTGAGAAAGAGTTGGGCAAAAAGGTTAAACAATTCTACTTCCAAACTCGTCCAATAAGCGAAGAAACTCTGCCTGAGATGCTGGATCTTTTATCGGACAATGAGTACATCACAGCCACGGTTACAGCAGCCGAATTGATGGCCAAGTATCAACCGAGGGTGAAGCACTACTGTTACTACTTCACACACGATGGTCGGTTGGGAAATGTTAAGCGATTGTTAAACATGACTCACGTTCCGGGTGTTTGTCATGGGGATGATGTGTTCTACATGTTCCGATCGGCGCTTAATGTTACACTGCCGGAAGATGCTGAAGAAACGATCGTACGGCAAGCGTTCGTGAGGATGTGGAGTAATTTTGCTTACGAAGGAGATCCTACACCGAGCGACGGTGCTCGATCAAAGGGGCTGGTACGGTGGGATCATGTAGAACCGTGTGTCGGAAAGGATTACTTTAGGTTACGATGTCTGCAGATTGACACGAACTCAAAGATGGTGCCGAATCCTATCCTAAAACGGACCACATTTTGGAGAGATCTGTTCCGGACGTACGGATACGGTTCGCAAGTATTACCCGAGTGAGGAGAAGCCCTCTACAGAATATCCTTGCTCAGGGGAGAATGCTGTCAAGATATCAGTCATAACTATTTGAATTGaaactttaataaaataatcccAAGCTACGCTCAAACGTACGATCAACAGTAATCCTCCCCTACCAGGACTTACCCAAATAAACCCTTGTCACATGCTCTTATGTGGTGAATCTGCTCCACAACACGAAGCTGACGAAGCACTTTTATTTTGATTCATCCTACCCGACCAGCCCGTACCCGGTGAGGGTTTGTACTCTGAACCCAATAGgtccccccccctctctccaCAGAAAACGGCGTCACAGTAACTTGCCACCGTAACCGGTCAGTCTCGAAAAACAACTGCGTGCGGCGTGAAGTGAAGATAGCTAATCGGTCGGCTTGGTAAACTCGGTCGTTCCCGGTTCCGCCAACTCCCCGCACAATGTCCCGCACATCCGCGCAACTGGTTCGTTGCGGGGTCTTCTCAATGAAGCTCTAGCAATGCTACCCCCGATAAGATACTGTTCCGTGCATGTATGTGTCCCTCTCTCCGGGAGGCGGCCTAGTGTATCAACATACGTTCGCGCGCAAAGACGCGGCTTTTTCGCGATTAGTTCTACTTCACTGCGCAAACGGAACTGATCGTCCCAATCGCTCGCAGTCAATTCATAGTTTAGGGCTTTAAAGACAGTACAGTCAGGGTCCGCAAATACTATGGTGTTATTGTCCAGGGTACGCGTGCTGTGCGATTTCGTCAGCGCACTGTTGCACATCGCGTACGGCCTAGTCCTTTTTGTGGTGCAACACAAATGGATCCGCTTTTGGCCACCATCGGTCCGACCGGTGATAAGCGTTAAACAGGGTAAGGTACGTGGTGTTACCTCGACCTTACCGAACGGTAGCCAGTTCCACTATTTCAAGGGCATCCCTTACGCTGAACCACCGGTCGGGAGTCTTCGCTTCAAACCACCGGTTCCGCTGCAAAAGTTTCGCAAACCAACCGTCGACTGTTACGCCGAGCGAGCCAACGCAGTTCAGAAAGATTTCTTCTCCACG encodes the following:
- the LOC126563537 gene encoding uncharacterized protein LOC126563537, whose translation is MQPFLAAVLRLLVGLLKVWLNRVWLKLRPPSANICATVTIGPGKVRGLKCVTDGGVEYHHFKGIPYAVPPVGDLRFQAPVPLEAFQKPVLDCFTEGSKCLQYEQMLNVMVGSEDGLFLNVYTPQLAAESSPKLPVMVYIHGGGFLSGSGDSFLYDPIYFMEQRVVIVTFNYRLGPLGFLSFPEAGISGNAGLKDQLLVLRWIQQNIGPFGGDPNNVTLFGESAGAKAAYLHYLSPVSRKYFHRVICQSGVACSDLALQVDPSTKARKLAKCVGYQGSSDKEALDVLLKASARELFKHQLETIADSERNQELHFPFRPVVESDHTGAIVVQHPLDALKTELVPPIPLITGCNSGEGMLALARAQKHLNDYNTQPERLLPPMLQLPPDVSEKELGKKVKQFYFQTRPISEETLPEMLDLLSDNEYITATVTAAELMAKYQPRVKHYCYYFTHDGRLGNVKRLLNMTHVPGVCHGDDVFYMFRSALNVTLPEDAEETIVRQAFVRMWSNFAYEGDPTPSDGARSKGLVRWDHVEPCVAVRPVISVKQGKVRGVTSTLPNGSQFHYFKGIPYAEPPVGSLRFKPPVPLQKFRKPTVDCYAERANAVQKDFFSTRCSGSESCLYLNVFTPRLPGEADATKGVPRLPVMVYIHGGGFMSGSGSSFFYNPEYFVQQDVVIVTLNYRLGPLGFLYLPSVDIPGNAGLKDQLLALQWIRENIAQFGGNPDNVTLFGESAGSMSAYLHYLSPNSRKYVHRVICQSGVAVTDSFFQVEPEEKARKLARFFGYTGDDDKGVLETLQKVSATDLARHQNEAITEAEKQLALIFIFRPVIEQTETDDSIITQHPRDILKAPDTLRMPLLEGCNDGEGILALRTLGKRWKSFGQAPERFVPVLLGRSPKLDRAVVGREIKQFYFGERPVHEQIDKMCDLLTDNTFITNSVTSAEWLAKYQPNAPHFHYRFTYDGRYSLLKRVFQLSNVKGACHGDDTMYMFNPCFLPKLPPNSDECRVRDIFIALWTSFAKHGDPTASVPTDLIPVRWEPVAKIARDSDDFQLDCLEINTVPRMVRNPGAGRIQLWRGLLKKYRADYL